The Gimibacter soli genome includes a region encoding these proteins:
- a CDS encoding NAD(P)/FAD-dependent oxidoreductase has translation MPPAPKNFDAVIVGAGAAGLMCAQAAAARGLRVIVLERSAKPGAKILISGGGRCNFTNEEAGPAAYISANPHFAKSALARYTPHDFMDLLARHGVTWHEKKLGQLFSDAGAGRILEILLAECAANGAEIRTGVAVNKVTQSEDGFLLETGMGQVATKKLVVATGGLSIPKLGATGWAYDIARQFGLPIVTPEPALVPFTFAAGDLALMKPLAGVAVDCRVSIGKAAFRENLLFTHRGLSGPAILQISSYWSPGAAVQIDLLPDMADVESALKAERQAHPKQMLKTWAARQWPERFATAFVDTLVGDTRAGHEPLGGLSFAETTRIATLAKSWMITPTGTEGFAKAEVTRGGVATDGLSSKTMEAKAVPGLHFIGECVDVTGWLGGYNFQWAWASGWAAAEAL, from the coding sequence ATGCCCCCTGCGCCAAAAAATTTTGATGCCGTCATTGTCGGTGCAGGTGCCGCGGGCCTGATGTGCGCGCAAGCGGCAGCGGCGCGCGGCCTGCGGGTTATTGTCCTTGAGCGCAGCGCCAAACCCGGCGCCAAGATCCTGATCTCGGGCGGCGGGCGCTGCAACTTCACCAACGAAGAAGCGGGACCAGCCGCCTATATTTCAGCGAACCCGCATTTTGCCAAATCTGCCCTTGCGCGTTACACGCCCCATGACTTCATGGACCTTCTGGCCAGACACGGCGTCACCTGGCACGAGAAAAAGCTCGGGCAGTTGTTTTCGGACGCGGGTGCAGGGCGCATCCTTGAAATCCTGCTTGCCGAGTGCGCGGCGAACGGCGCCGAGATCAGAACCGGGGTGGCCGTCAACAAGGTGACGCAGTCGGAAGACGGCTTTCTTCTCGAAACCGGGATGGGGCAGGTGGCGACGAAAAAGCTGGTGGTCGCCACCGGCGGGCTATCGATCCCCAAGCTTGGCGCTACCGGCTGGGCCTATGATATCGCCCGCCAGTTCGGCCTCCCTATCGTGACGCCCGAACCGGCCCTTGTGCCTTTCACGTTTGCCGCGGGTGACCTCGCGCTCATGAAGCCGCTTGCCGGTGTCGCGGTCGATTGTCGGGTCTCGATCGGCAAGGCTGCCTTCCGCGAAAATCTGCTGTTCACCCACCGGGGCCTGTCCGGCCCGGCAATCCTGCAGATTTCAAGCTACTGGTCGCCCGGCGCGGCGGTGCAGATCGACCTGTTGCCCGACATGGCGGATGTGGAAAGCGCCCTGAAGGCCGAGCGGCAGGCGCACCCCAAACAGATGCTGAAAACATGGGCCGCCCGCCAGTGGCCGGAACGGTTCGCCACCGCCTTCGTCGATACGCTGGTGGGCGATACCCGTGCGGGCCACGAGCCGCTTGGGGGGCTTTCTTTCGCTGAAACCACCCGCATCGCCACGCTTGCCAAAAGCTGGATGATCACGCCGACCGGCACTGAAGGCTTTGCCAAGGCGGAAGTCACCAGGGGCGGCGTGGCAACAGACGGCCTTTCCTCCAAAACAATGGAGGCCAAAGCGGTGCCCGGCCTCCATTTCATTGGGGAATGTGTCGATGTCACCGGCTGGCTTGGCGGCTATAACTTCCAGTGGGCATGGGCCAGCGGCTGGGCGGCGGCAGAAGCGCTTTAG
- a CDS encoding xanthine dehydrogenase family protein molybdopterin-binding subunit — translation MSFAVNRRELFRYALSGGALLVVGKIPLTRAALAADAAESITPMVEIAPDGAIRFFCPSPEMGQGVMTSVPMIFAEEMDADFARMTVETMPLWLAKDAEGTVNWRVVPQFSGGSTGIPRAWTDVRRLGAATRALFLEAAAKRWGVAATMLKTEQSVVRNPATGDQLGYGDLVADANRIVLPADFEPSFKPRSEWRLLGRPQRDKGLPDIVTGRTVYGLDATYPGVKTVLIARSPWLDGEVRAVDDTAARAVPGVLDIVVLPRPDLDKDYTYLAAGVAVVAETFWAAKKGRDALVIDWDKGPHTDESTRGFDAQCIRLLDGEQGQIVRDDGDVDAALNAPGARLFRQRYRQPFVSHAQLEVQNAIAHVKADSTIVIGPFQSPSGASRFAAAFTGHDRLKIEVIVTRLGGGFGRRLTSDHAAEAVFVSKACGMPVKIIWTREDDMAHDHYRPAGHHELVATVDADGRLTSWQHRLASASKYGRRDNVTADQKWTSELFPDDFPAGLADNLRLEYFAAASGMPRGSWRAPGHVANAFAVQSFLDEIAAELGEDPLALRLRLLGEPRELPYEGHGGPVFDTGRLASVLKAVARLGNWGRPMPQGQAQGIAAHFTFGGYCAQIAEVTRRTDGSFRVDKVYAAVDVGTVINPEGVRKQAEGSIIDGLSAAMGQAVLVEGGRVETLNFDTYPLLRMEEAPREIVVEIINSEKDPSGMGEIAIPVTAPAVANALARAGGPRVRSLPFRA, via the coding sequence ATGTCGTTTGCCGTCAATCGTCGTGAATTGTTCCGCTATGCGCTGTCCGGTGGCGCTTTGCTCGTTGTTGGCAAAATCCCTCTCACGCGGGCTGCCCTTGCAGCCGATGCGGCTGAAAGCATCACCCCCATGGTGGAGATTGCACCGGATGGCGCAATCCGCTTCTTCTGTCCAAGCCCGGAAATGGGCCAGGGCGTGATGACATCGGTTCCGATGATCTTTGCCGAAGAAATGGATGCCGATTTTGCGCGGATGACGGTCGAGACAATGCCGCTCTGGCTCGCCAAAGATGCCGAAGGCACGGTCAACTGGCGGGTCGTTCCCCAGTTTTCAGGTGGATCAACCGGCATCCCCCGCGCCTGGACCGACGTGCGACGGCTGGGTGCCGCCACCCGGGCTTTGTTTCTGGAAGCTGCAGCAAAACGCTGGGGTGTCGCCGCCACTATGTTGAAAACAGAACAATCCGTGGTCCGCAATCCGGCAACGGGCGACCAGCTTGGCTACGGCGACCTCGTCGCAGACGCCAACCGGATTGTGCTGCCCGCCGATTTCGAGCCCTCGTTCAAGCCTCGCAGCGAATGGCGCCTGCTTGGCAGGCCACAGCGCGACAAAGGGCTTCCTGATATCGTTACGGGCCGAACGGTCTATGGGCTCGACGCCACCTATCCCGGTGTCAAGACAGTGCTGATCGCCCGCTCACCCTGGCTTGACGGTGAAGTCCGCGCTGTGGACGACACCGCAGCAAGGGCGGTGCCGGGGGTGCTTGATATTGTGGTGTTGCCGCGCCCGGATCTTGACAAGGATTATACCTATCTCGCTGCCGGCGTTGCCGTTGTGGCGGAAACTTTCTGGGCAGCGAAAAAGGGCCGCGACGCGCTGGTGATCGATTGGGACAAAGGACCCCATACCGATGAAAGCACACGCGGGTTTGACGCGCAGTGTATCCGCCTTCTGGACGGCGAACAGGGGCAGATCGTTCGCGACGACGGCGATGTGGACGCTGCTTTGAACGCGCCCGGCGCACGGCTTTTCCGTCAGCGGTATCGCCAGCCGTTCGTGTCGCATGCCCAGCTTGAGGTTCAAAACGCCATTGCCCACGTGAAGGCAGACAGCACCATTGTTATCGGCCCCTTCCAGAGCCCGTCCGGCGCATCGCGCTTTGCCGCAGCCTTCACCGGCCACGACCGCCTGAAGATTGAGGTGATTGTCACCCGGCTCGGGGGCGGCTTCGGACGGCGGCTAACGTCAGACCATGCTGCGGAAGCTGTCTTCGTATCCAAAGCCTGCGGAATGCCGGTGAAGATTATCTGGACCCGCGAAGACGACATGGCCCACGATCATTACCGCCCGGCCGGCCATCATGAACTGGTCGCAACCGTCGATGCAGATGGCAGACTGACCAGCTGGCAGCACCGACTGGCAAGCGCCTCGAAATATGGTCGCCGTGACAACGTGACTGCCGATCAGAAATGGACGTCAGAACTTTTCCCCGACGACTTCCCTGCCGGGCTGGCCGATAATCTGAGGCTCGAATATTTCGCGGCGGCCTCCGGCATGCCACGCGGCAGCTGGCGCGCCCCGGGGCATGTTGCCAACGCTTTCGCAGTGCAAAGCTTCCTTGATGAAATTGCCGCCGAACTTGGCGAAGACCCGCTCGCATTGCGACTGCGGCTGCTCGGAGAGCCGCGCGAGCTGCCCTATGAAGGTCATGGCGGCCCGGTCTTCGATACGGGCCGGCTGGCATCAGTGCTGAAGGCAGTCGCCCGTCTTGGCAACTGGGGACGCCCGATGCCACAGGGTCAGGCACAGGGTATCGCCGCACATTTCACCTTTGGCGGTTACTGCGCCCAGATTGCCGAGGTGACCCGGCGGACGGACGGATCGTTCCGGGTCGACAAGGTCTATGCTGCCGTCGATGTGGGAACCGTCATCAACCCGGAAGGGGTGCGCAAACAGGCGGAAGGCTCAATCATCGATGGCCTTTCGGCGGCGATGGGGCAGGCGGTTCTTGTGGAAGGCGGCCGGGTCGAAACGCTCAATTTCGATACCTATCCGCTCCTGCGCATGGAAGAAGCCCCGCGCGAAATTGTCGTTGAAATCATCAATAGCGAGAAAGACCCTTCCGGCATGGGTGAGATCGCCATTCCGGTTACAGCACCCGCCGTGGCCAATGCACTGGCCCGGGCCGGCGGGCCGCGTGTCCGCAGCCTGCCTTTCAGGGCCTGA
- a CDS encoding methyl-accepting chemotaxis protein, whose protein sequence is MSTQNAKSDARIFSIRNLLIVSTALLMLAVGGLTVNMMFEAMDNRARAELSMEVNRMVDDLAQLKMAVAGERTAALTGLGFEGIPPESFLKNVQAQRRAVNGAYETALADMEVLPPFDRREAALAKFQKAYKAYADLEAPLADELGKVKEARQMRTRTVFNTLGDLIDAAAELRGALETAYSIDNSRIVAMSRLKQQLWFMIEYSARESASIGESIAAVEKIGDIQLLLVSKYGGSVDAGWQQVKSLAGSGQLPESIRGKIGSIEKGLFEDFTRVRDSIYAASDTATTRTEVMDDFTEKTITIINYPMSAEEWVAAANKASAPVLAMSAEADKFALELNEELLGDANTAFITSLLILVLIAVLGAGSFWVVLRRVVKPINELSSTMMVLADGNLDVEVPNADSNDEMGDMARSVQIFKENAVERLRLEEHQRQREEEERARREEEERKAREAEEARREREEEQARVAREERRRSMLELADQFEASVMAVVEGVSRSSAEMESAARRMAETAEDTSGKSDVVARAAQQASANAQMVASAAEELSASVREITTQTNQSSASARDAVNRTDKASTDIAQLVDAAQKIGDVVNLINDIAEQTNLLALNATIEAARAGDAGKGFAVVASEVKSLANQTANATKEIGDQVSGMQQATKLAVDAMNAIKSIIGEIDSTAVSIASAVEEQDASTQEIARNVGEVSTGTEEVTSNIHEVSEGATQTGAAATQVLSAAQLLSQQSIELREQVENFLSTIRA, encoded by the coding sequence ATGAGCACGCAAAACGCCAAATCCGACGCCCGTATTTTCAGTATCCGCAACCTGCTGATCGTCAGCACCGCGCTCCTCATGCTTGCCGTGGGTGGACTGACGGTGAACATGATGTTCGAAGCCATGGACAACCGCGCAAGGGCGGAACTTTCCATGGAAGTGAACCGCATGGTCGATGACCTGGCCCAGCTCAAGATGGCCGTGGCCGGCGAACGTACCGCCGCCCTTACCGGCCTCGGCTTCGAAGGCATTCCCCCTGAAAGCTTCCTCAAGAATGTGCAGGCCCAGCGCCGCGCAGTGAACGGTGCCTACGAAACGGCACTTGCCGATATGGAAGTGCTGCCGCCGTTCGATCGCCGCGAAGCCGCCCTCGCCAAGTTCCAGAAAGCCTACAAGGCCTATGCCGACCTTGAAGCACCGCTCGCCGACGAGCTGGGCAAGGTGAAGGAAGCGCGCCAGATGCGCACCCGCACCGTGTTCAACACGCTTGGTGACCTGATCGACGCCGCTGCCGAACTTCGCGGCGCGCTTGAAACTGCCTACAGCATCGACAACAGCCGCATCGTGGCGATGTCTCGCCTGAAGCAACAGCTGTGGTTCATGATCGAATATTCGGCCCGCGAAAGCGCCTCGATCGGCGAAAGCATCGCAGCCGTTGAAAAGATCGGCGATATCCAGCTCCTGCTCGTTTCCAAATATGGCGGCTCGGTTGACGCCGGCTGGCAACAGGTGAAGAGCCTTGCGGGTTCGGGCCAGCTGCCCGAGAGCATCCGCGGCAAGATCGGCTCCATCGAAAAAGGTCTGTTCGAGGACTTCACCCGCGTACGCGACAGCATCTATGCGGCATCCGATACCGCCACGACGCGCACCGAAGTGATGGACGATTTCACCGAAAAGACCATCACCATCATCAATTATCCGATGTCTGCCGAGGAATGGGTGGCTGCCGCCAACAAGGCTTCGGCCCCGGTTCTGGCCATGAGCGCCGAAGCCGACAAGTTCGCGCTTGAACTGAACGAAGAGCTGCTCGGCGATGCCAACACAGCTTTCATCACGTCGCTCCTTATCCTTGTCCTGATTGCAGTACTTGGCGCCGGTTCCTTCTGGGTCGTGCTGCGCCGCGTGGTAAAACCGATCAACGAGCTCTCGAGCACGATGATGGTGCTTGCTGACGGCAATCTTGACGTCGAAGTCCCGAACGCTGACAGCAATGACGAAATGGGCGACATGGCCCGTTCGGTGCAGATCTTCAAGGAAAACGCCGTCGAGCGTCTGCGCCTTGAAGAACACCAGCGCCAGCGCGAGGAAGAAGAGCGTGCCCGCCGCGAGGAAGAGGAACGCAAGGCTCGCGAAGCCGAGGAAGCCCGCCGCGAGCGCGAGGAAGAACAGGCACGCGTCGCCCGCGAGGAACGCCGCCGTTCGATGCTCGAGCTTGCCGACCAGTTCGAGGCGTCGGTCATGGCCGTGGTGGAAGGCGTTTCGCGCTCGTCCGCCGAAATGGAAAGCGCAGCCCGCCGCATGGCCGAAACCGCCGAGGATACCTCGGGCAAATCGGATGTGGTGGCCCGCGCCGCCCAGCAAGCCAGCGCCAACGCCCAGATGGTGGCCTCGGCCGCCGAGGAACTGTCGGCATCGGTGCGTGAAATCACCACCCAGACCAACCAGTCTTCGGCATCGGCCCGCGATGCGGTGAACCGCACCGACAAGGCCTCGACCGATATCGCCCAGCTGGTGGACGCCGCCCAGAAGATTGGCGACGTGGTGAACCTCATCAACGATATCGCCGAGCAGACCAACCTTCTGGCCCTCAACGCGACAATCGAGGCTGCCCGCGCCGGTGACGCCGGCAAGGGCTTCGCCGTTGTGGCAAGCGAGGTGAAGAGCCTCGCGAACCAGACCGCCAACGCAACGAAGGAAATCGGCGATCAGGTTTCCGGCATGCAGCAGGCCACCAAGCTTGCCGTGGACGCCATGAACGCGATCAAGTCGATCATCGGCGAGATCGACAGCACCGCCGTTTCCATCGCTTCGGCCGTGGAAGAGCAGGATGCCTCGACGCAGGAGATCGCGCGGAACGTTGGCGAAGTGTCGACCGGCACCGAGGAAGTGACCTCGAACATCCACGAAGTGAGCGAAGGCGCAACCCAGACCGGGGCAGCCGCCACGCAGGTTCTGTCTGCCGCCCAGCTTCTGTCGCAGCAGTCGATCGAGCTGCGCGAACAGGTGGAAAACTTCCTCTCCACCATTCGCGCCTGA
- a CDS encoding TonB family protein: protein MSFFKVSGLKHLSALAVAGVLAATTVGVPGAMADVGAWRKAMVKHIIDKHIYPRSAIQQEVEGTAKVRLTIDRAGTIVTYEIVEPTGQAILDETIPQMLDRMNPVPPPPDDVPDSNLTFVLPLSWRLQ, encoded by the coding sequence ATGAGCTTTTTTAAAGTCTCCGGACTGAAACACCTGTCCGCGCTGGCGGTCGCCGGTGTTCTGGCGGCGACGACAGTCGGCGTACCCGGCGCGATGGCAGATGTGGGCGCCTGGCGCAAGGCGATGGTGAAACACATCATCGACAAACACATCTATCCGCGTTCGGCGATCCAGCAGGAAGTGGAAGGCACGGCGAAGGTTCGCCTGACGATCGACCGGGCAGGCACCATCGTGACTTACGAGATTGTCGAGCCAACCGGTCAGGCAATCCTTGATGAAACGATCCCGCAGATGCTGGACCGGATGAACCCGGTACCGCCGCCGCCGGATGATGTGCCGGACAGCAACCTTACCTTCGTGCTGCCGCTTTCGTGGCGCCTGCAGTAA
- a CDS encoding DUF1697 domain-containing protein: MQTYIALLRAVNVGGTGKLPMVELKAMCEEIGFSAVKTYIASGNVLFKSPLAEAEVRQALEARLLAYAGKPVGVITRKPEGMAAALAANPFPGEAPNRTLVTFLNDPPPADTITRARHHMDEQIVLGDREIYIFYGDGMAGSKLQVPAAALGTSRNINTVTKLVAMADAL; this comes from the coding sequence ATGCAAACCTATATCGCGCTCCTGCGGGCGGTGAATGTGGGCGGCACGGGCAAGCTGCCGATGGTGGAACTGAAGGCCATGTGCGAGGAAATCGGGTTCTCGGCTGTGAAAACCTATATCGCCAGCGGCAATGTGCTGTTCAAAAGCCCGCTTGCCGAGGCCGAGGTGCGGCAGGCGCTGGAAGCGCGGCTTCTGGCCTATGCGGGCAAGCCTGTGGGCGTGATCACCCGGAAGCCTGAAGGGATGGCTGCCGCCCTTGCCGCCAACCCCTTCCCCGGCGAGGCGCCCAACCGCACCCTTGTCACCTTCCTCAACGACCCGCCGCCCGCCGATACGATCACCCGCGCGCGTCATCACATGGACGAGCAGATCGTGCTGGGCGACCGCGAGATTTATATCTTCTATGGTGACGGCATGGCGGGATCGAAGCTGCAGGTGCCCGCCGCCGCCCTTGGCACCTCCCGCAATATCAACACGGTCACCAAGCTTGTCGCGATGGCAGACGCCTTGTGA
- a CDS encoding SRPBCC family protein — MSDPTVIHGNFTIVRHYRASPAKAFDAFRDPAKKRRWFVESDGFHVDSFEMDFRVGGTERSCFRFVADKPIEEGTPCINDTVYMDIVEGARIVTAYTMTVGEARISSSLATVEFLPDGTGSKLIFTEQAAFFAGGDGIAMRQQGWEELIDRLARFLEGTL; from the coding sequence ATGTCCGACCCGACCGTCATCCACGGCAATTTCACGATTGTGCGGCACTATAGGGCGAGCCCCGCCAAGGCCTTCGACGCCTTCCGCGACCCGGCGAAGAAGCGCCGCTGGTTTGTGGAAAGCGATGGCTTCCATGTCGATTCCTTCGAGATGGATTTTCGTGTGGGCGGCACCGAACGGTCCTGTTTCCGCTTTGTGGCGGACAAGCCGATCGAGGAAGGCACGCCCTGCATCAACGATACCGTCTATATGGATATCGTCGAGGGCGCCCGCATCGTCACGGCCTATACGATGACGGTCGGGGAGGCGCGGATTTCATCGTCGCTGGCGACGGTCGAATTCCTGCCTGATGGCACCGGCTCCAAGCTTATCTTCACCGAGCAGGCAGCCTTCTTCGCGGGCGGCGACGGGATCGCAATGCGCCAGCAGGGCTGGGAAGAGCTGATTGACCGGCTGGCCCGTTTCCTTGAGGGCACATTATGA
- a CDS encoding ArsR/SmtB family transcription factor — MIGAGLEPATVDRIFQALGDPTRRAILDALSAQPSSVSDLARPLDMSLAAVVQHIQALEESGLVRTEKQGRVRTCHLMPETFALAERWLSERRTLWERRLDRLGAFLDEEEGENS, encoded by the coding sequence ATGATCGGCGCAGGGCTCGAACCAGCGACGGTGGATCGCATCTTCCAGGCGCTTGGCGACCCTACCCGCCGGGCGATCCTTGATGCGCTCAGTGCGCAGCCTTCGTCGGTGTCCGATCTCGCCCGGCCGCTTGATATGTCGCTCGCCGCCGTCGTGCAGCATATCCAGGCGCTTGAGGAAAGCGGCCTTGTCCGTACTGAGAAGCAGGGCAGGGTGCGCACCTGCCACCTGATGCCCGAAACCTTCGCGCTGGCCGAACGCTGGCTCAGCGAGCGCCGTACCCTGTGGGAACGCCGCCTCGACCGGCTTGGTGCCTTTCTGGACGAGGAAGAGGGCGAAAACAGCTGA